One genomic segment of Methylocystis sp. SC2 includes these proteins:
- a CDS encoding lmo0937 family membrane protein, which translates to MLETIAVILVIMWLLGLVSSYTLGGFIHILLVIAIIVIILRVIQGRSIL; encoded by the coding sequence ATGCTTGAAACGATCGCTGTCATCCTCGTCATCATGTGGCTGCTCGGGCTGGTCTCCTCATATACGCTCGGCGGCTTCATTCACATTCTGCTCGTCATCGCGATCATCGTGATCATTCTGCGCGTCATTCAGGGCCGCAGCATTCTTTAG